A section of the Acanthopagrus latus isolate v.2019 chromosome 20, fAcaLat1.1, whole genome shotgun sequence genome encodes:
- the LOC119009460 gene encoding zinc finger protein 260-like, producing MNTGDNVRTPSITTLTSPSSSGVQQLLVIKEEDSSEWNPSLDQKNPEPQEIKEEQEELWTSQDGEQRHGVEGADISRFAFTAVTVKSEDDEENPQTSQLHQSLTEDNREAEPPTSSATQIKTETEGEDCGGSEPARNRDPDSFPSLDTDENASDCSETDVSSGDWQESLSDSGPEAKNNDNGWKETRALESGVNAHEAHVSDVECNSAKKSCSCFECDKGFHCKASLEEQVMCNLGNRSSTCLVNMECRVNQKLDSKMSVNTGEKTFVCDVCGKRFTHKGSLTVHIRVHTGENPFGCDVCGKKFSRQCVLSAHKRVHTGEKPFGCEICGKKFSQLSHLNRHLRIHTGEKTFICDVCGKKFIDRGNLQQHRKVHIDEKPFDCDACGKKFSKQCLLKTHKRVHTGEKPFACEPCGKHFSRQSHFNRHMRIHTGEKPFGCDVCARKFNDRGNLQQHMRVHTGEKPFGCDVCGKQFKRQGTLHTHKRIHIGDKPFGCDVCGKKFAERYDLKKHKRVHTEEKPFGCEHCGKRFFMLSHFSRHMRVHTGEKPFGCDVCGKKFNDRGNLLQHRRVHTEEKPFFCDVCGKRFKRQGSLHTHKKAHTGNRPFCCDVCGKKFSERSGLKKHQRVHTGEKPFGCEPCGKKYSQLSHYHRHMRIHTGEKPFGCDACGKKFNDRGKLQKHRSVHTREKPFDCDVCGGKFSQPANLNRHMRDHTEEKPFGCDVCGKKFIRQGNLKTHMRAHTG from the exons ATGAACACGGGAGATAACGTCCGCACTCCGAGCATCACAACACTCACATCACCCTCCAGCTCAG gtgtccagcagctgttggtgatCAAAGAAGAGGATTCCTCTGAGTGGAACCCCAGCCTGGACCAGAAAAACCCAGAACCccaagaaataaaagaagaacaggaggaactctggacCAGTCAGGATGGAGAGCAGCGTCATGGGGTTGAGGGGGCTGATATCAGCAGATTCGcattcactgctgtcactgttaagagtgaagatgatgaagagaatCCTCAGACTTCACAGCTTCATCAAAGCCTAACTGAGGacaacagagaggcagagccTCCAACCAGCTCAgcaacacagataaaaacagaaactgaaggagaggactgtggaggatCTGAACCTGCAAGGAACCGAGATCCAGATAGTTTTCCGTCACTTGATACAGATGAAAATGCTTCAGACTGTTCTGAAACTGATGTCAGTTCTGGTGACTGGCAAGAATCTTTGTCTGATTCTGGACCTGAAgcaaaaaacaatgacaatggATGGAAAGAGACAAGGGCACTTGAGTCAGGTGTAAATGCCCATGAGGCCCATGTAAGCGATGTGGAATGTAACAGTGCAAAAAAATCCTGTAGCTGCTTTGAGTGTGATAAAGGATTTCACTGTAAGGCCTCTCTTGAGGAACAGGTAATGTGTAATTTGGGCAACAGATCCTCCACTTGTTTGGTGAATATGGAATGTAGAGTAAATCAAAAGTTAGATTCCAAAATGAGTGTCAACActggagaaaaaacatttgtttgtgatgtttgtggtaaGCGATTTACACATAAGGGTAGTCTCACAGTACACATTCGAGTCCACACTGGAGAGAATccatttggttgtgatgtttgtgggaaaaaatTCTCAAGACAGTGTGTTCTCAGTGCACACAAGCGagttcacacaggagagaaaccatttggttgtgaGATTTGTGGGAAAAAATTTTCACAGCTGTCACATCTTAACCGACACCTCAGAatccacacaggagaaaaaacatttatttgtgatgtttgtggaaaaaaatttATTGACCGGGGAAATCTCCAGCAACACAGGAAAGTCCACATAGACGAGAAACCATTTGATTGTGATGCTTGTGGGAAAAAATTCTCAAAACAGTGTCttctcaaaacacacaagcgagtccacacaggagaaaagCCATTTGCTTGTGAGCCTTGtgggaaacatttttcaagacAGTCGCATTTTAACAgacacatgagaatccacacaggagaaaaaccatttggttgtgatgtttgtgcGAGAAAATTTAATGATCGGGGAAATCTTCAGCAGCACATGAGAGTTcatacaggagagaaaccatttggttgtgatgtttgtgggaaACAATTCAAAAGACAGGGCACTCTCCATACACACAAGAGAATTCACATAGGAGATaaaccatttggttgtgatgtGTGTGGGAAAAAATTCGCTGAACGGTATGATCTCAAAAAGCACAAGCGAGTCCACACAGAAGAGAAGCCCTTTGGTTGTGAGCATTGTGGGAAAAGATTTTTTATGTTGTCACACTTTAGCAGgcacatgagagtccacacaggagaaaaaccatttggttgtgatgtttgtggtaaAAAATTTAATGATCGGGGAAATCTACTGCAACACAGGAGAGTCCACACAGAAGAGAAAccatttttttgtgatgtttgtgggaaAAGATTCAAAAGACAGGGCTCTcttcatacacacaaaaaagcccACACAGGAAATAGACCAttctgttgtgatgtttgtgggaaaaaatTCTCAGAACGGTCTGGTCTCAAAAAACACCagagagtccacacaggagagaagccaTTTGGTTGTGAGCCTTGTGGGAAAAAATATTCCCAGTTGTCACATTATCATAGACATATGAGAATCCACACGGGAGAaaaaccatttggttgtgatgCTTGTGGGAAAAAATTTAATGATCGGGgaaaactacagaaacacaGGAGTGTCCACACAAGAGAAAAGCCATTTGATTGTGATGTCTGTGGGGGAAAATTTAGCCAGCCAGCAAATCTTAACAGACACATGAGAGACCACACGGAagagaaaccatttggttgtgatgtttgtggtaaAAAATTTATACGACAAGGAAATCTAAAGACACACATGAGAGCTCACACGGGGTAA